One Solibacillus sp. R5-41 DNA segment encodes these proteins:
- the eno gene encoding phosphopyruvate hydratase → MPFITQVYAREVLDSRGNPTVEVEVFTESGAFGRAIVPSGASTGEYEAVELRDGDKGRYLGKGVEKAVENVNTLIAEELENQYSVLDQVVIDQALIALDGTENKGKLGANAILGVSMAVAHAAADYLDVPLYQYLGGFNSKQLPVPMMNIINGGEHADNNVDVQEFMIMPVGAENFKHALRMGTEIFHHLKAVLKEKGYNTAVGDEGGFAPNLGSNEEAITVILEAIEKAGYKAGEEIRLAMDVASSELYNKEDGKYHLKGEGVVRTSEEMVAWYEELTSKYPIISIEDGLDENDWAGHKLLTERIGNRVQLVGDDLFVTNTAKLAEGIEQGVGNSILVKVNQIGTLTETFEAIEMAKRAGYTAVISHRSGESEDATIADIAVATNAGQIKTGAPSRTDRVAKYNQLLRIEDQLGATARYEGLNSFYNIK, encoded by the coding sequence ATGCCATTCATTACTCAAGTATATGCTCGTGAAGTTTTAGACTCTCGCGGTAACCCGACAGTAGAAGTAGAAGTATTTACAGAATCAGGCGCATTCGGTCGCGCAATCGTGCCATCTGGTGCATCAACTGGTGAATATGAAGCAGTAGAATTACGCGATGGCGACAAAGGCCGTTATTTAGGTAAAGGCGTTGAAAAAGCAGTTGAAAATGTCAACACGCTAATCGCCGAAGAATTAGAAAACCAATATTCAGTATTAGACCAAGTTGTGATCGACCAAGCGTTAATCGCACTTGACGGTACAGAAAACAAAGGTAAATTAGGTGCCAACGCAATCCTTGGTGTATCAATGGCCGTTGCACATGCAGCAGCAGATTACCTTGATGTGCCATTATACCAATACCTTGGTGGCTTCAACTCAAAACAATTACCAGTACCAATGATGAACATCATCAATGGTGGTGAGCACGCAGATAATAACGTAGACGTGCAAGAGTTCATGATTATGCCAGTAGGTGCTGAAAACTTCAAACACGCATTACGCATGGGTACAGAAATTTTCCACCACTTAAAAGCGGTATTAAAAGAAAAAGGTTACAACACTGCTGTTGGGGATGAAGGCGGTTTTGCTCCAAACTTAGGCTCAAACGAAGAAGCGATAACAGTAATTTTAGAAGCAATCGAAAAAGCAGGTTACAAAGCAGGCGAAGAAATTCGCTTAGCAATGGACGTAGCATCTTCAGAGTTATATAACAAAGAAGACGGCAAGTACCATTTAAAAGGTGAAGGCGTAGTTCGTACTTCAGAAGAAATGGTTGCTTGGTACGAAGAATTAACTTCTAAATACCCAATCATCTCAATCGAAGACGGCTTAGACGAAAACGACTGGGCTGGTCACAAATTATTAACTGAGCGCATCGGTAACCGCGTACAATTAGTAGGAGACGATCTATTCGTTACTAACACAGCGAAACTTGCTGAAGGTATCGAACAAGGCGTTGGTAACTCAATTTTAGTTAAAGTGAACCAAATCGGTACATTAACTGAAACGTTCGAAGCGATCGAAATGGCAAAACGCGCTGGCTATACAGCCGTTATCTCGCACCGTTCTGGTGAATCAGAAGACGCGACAATTGCAGACATCGCAGTAGCTACAAACGCTGGTCAAATTAAAACAGGTGCACCATCTCGTACAGACCGCGTTGCAAAATACAACCAATTATTACGCATCGAAGACCAACTAGGTGCAACAGCACGCTACGAAGGTTTAAACTCTTTCTATAATATTAAATAA